The DNA segment TATTATTTCCtccccaattaatattgatttccactCGTTGGGTCTTCTACATATTTCAAGCTTGCAAATAAGGGggagtgttagatgatataacaTTAAATTTTCCTTCAACCATTAGCTTAAACTTTTAGATCAATCGGTGATTTAACAATATGATATGATAGTCTGGGTTTTTATGTGGATCAAAACAGGCATATAACTTGGAGCAAGTTCTAAGAGAGGGATTTTCTCATCCAAAAGTTAATGGAATTGTGATTTGGTCAGCATGGTCACCAGGGGGATGTTATCGAATGTGTTTGACAGACAACAACTTTCACAACTTGCCAACTGGTGATGTGGTAGACAAATTGTTACAAGAGTGGGGGATCAAAGGCTCAATCACTGGAACAACAGATGGCAATGGCTTCTTTGAAGCCTCACTTTTCCATGGAGAATATGAAATGCAAATCTCTCACCCGTCTGTCACCGAATCCTCCCTCAATGCTCAGAAGTTTAGTGTTTTTGCTGCATCAGAAGGTGAATCAGAACAACAATCACCTTTACTGGTTCAAGTTGATTTCTGATCCATTTGGGTATGTTTAATTATTCTTCATGTTCTGTTCTTTAGGCTAATTACTCTCACAACAGTTTGGTAGATTGAATACGGTGAATAAAATTAGGGTGTAATTTTGCAGCTTTGGGTATTTTTAGGTATGAACAGCTCTTGGCTTGTAACAAAGTTTCAAGTTGAGTTAGCTTCACATTGTTATTTTATAGCATACAATATTAATAAAGGTGCAAGCAagttggcttgattttttttcctcctgATTTTGATAATAGTTGATGTAATGAATCTATTGGtttgatgaaaattgaaaatcaagGTTGGATTTTactttttcaaaatccaaattaATTCATAACTCGTTGAATCTGACTAATGAAGTCTCGTTTGGATTCATTTTTTGAGTGTTTATAaacaattttcttaaaaaatacatttttaagtatttaGAAAATCAATCCAAACCGATGCTAAAACCAATTAAATTGAACTTGAATACAATGACAAAAAAATGATAATcataataaaatgataaaaatcaaGGCtggttaaatatttttttatttttggttttgaaaattatgcttaATTTGTTGGTAAGTTTTTCACCCTCcaaaaaaatacatttgaattttaagtcaaatttaaaatacaaatcGAGTTTTCTAAtactttccttttttattttatttttttcctcgaAATTTGGCTTGGTTGTTGAAACATAAataggttataaaataagaaaattataagTCGAAgttgtgtttataaacttaattttcaaaatataatggTCATCAAATGAGATATGAGTTGatggtttttaaaaactaaggttGTAAACACACTTGTTTGATTTCTTTGTTGTTGttatccacttttttttttagacgttttcaaatttaaactttgaaaaccacaaagtaaatttttatttttatttttaaaaatgttgctatgaaattaaatgattaaaaatgaaaagtatTTGTAAAAGAGTTGGTAAGAATTCACGGTTTTCAAACAagtgaaaattaaaaatgaaatgatcatcaaatgatttttataattCAATCGTTGAAGGAGTGAAGATCGAACTATCaatagtttagttttttttttaaaaaaaaaaaaaatattttttaatatgaaactagaattaataacatttatcgCTAAAAACCGGTCAAGAAGTAAGTTTTGATGGAAGATTGCTTTTTAATGTTGTTAAGATGACTCTTCTCAACCATGGCTGAATAAGATGTGTTCCTTCTCTAAACAACACCATCCTTCATTtgtaaattacaatcatgtgaGAATAATTAGTACATGGATTCTTCATTGACAAAATACCAATCATGTGAGGTATTAGAGAAGTTGACTTGGCTAAAGATAGCTATAGAGTATCAATCCCAAATAgctacaataaataaataaaaacaaaaaaatatttcaacacTCTCGAGCTACACCAATCTTTGTGCAGTCCACCAAAGTGTCAAATCATAAGTTGTTAcgtaataaatttttattttaaacattttttccCTTTGTAATTAAAGGGATGCATGAAGATGAATGTAACTTggctccattttttttttctttttttgacaGAGATATGAGATTTCTAAAAAGAGAGTTGGACCTTATAATTCGTAGTCAAGacacacaaaaaaaaactaaaaagtttCACGGAATATAAACAAAAAACACATACAATTCAAGAAAAAATGCCTCTGGAAGAAAAACCTCAATGAGTTTATGGAAAAGAAACCCTAGGCCACtcgaaaccaaaaaaaaaaaaaaaaaaaaaaaaattcatatcaaACAACCTCGTGAAAAGATGCAAGATAGCTCCATCGACTCAAGTATTTTTCGAAAAACAATACCATCTATAAAATTTTTTggtaaattcaaataaataatatagcCCATAAATTAATTGACACCATTCAAAATCCCTCCCTCCATTTTCCAAACAAGATCACATAGAAATATGAAACCCCACACCACAACCTCACATTTCCATTAAAAAGTTTTAACCTCATACCATTCAGCACCATCCATCTgtcttttgtcatttttaagcTTTTAAAACTGCGTCGTTTTTCGACCAACCTCAAAGGGAAAACTATCCATTCTCAACATAAGCGCGTGTAATCACGCACCAATGATACCTCGCAACGTATTTACAAAACCAATACAAATGGCTAACGCTCACCACTCTCTGTAATAGGCGCGTGACCATTCCAAAACAGACCATTCCCCCATTATAATTCGAAATTCATCAATCATCTTTCTTCCCTTTTTCGCTCTCTCTATTCTCTCTCTTTGAGCTTGAAAAAGAGATGGCCAAATTGCCTTTCTGATCTACAGCGAAGAAGCGGAAGAAAGGCGAAGCTTTCCCACATTGATTTTCTCAAGTTGATCGAAACCCTAGaacaaaggagaagaaaaagaagaagaagaagcagcagcagaagaagaagtttTTTTTGTGTATCTATTGAGCATTTTGGTCGGCGATGGGTTTGTGGGAAGCTTTCCTCAATTGGCTTCGAAGGTATGGCCTCTTTCTTTCTTCTAGATTCTTCTTTTGATTGACCGTTGTATGTTTTTGTTGAATCATCTGTTGGTCTGTTCATCTGACATCCGTTAATCATTCTATCTGAAAATTATACAATTGATAATATTCGTTTGATTCGGATTAGCTAATGTAGGAGAGGagctttattattttttttttttggagattttttttcttctgataattagatgatggaaatggaaattttctCCCCTGGTTTTTAATGAAACGTCTCCGCTGTATGGAATTTAAGATTATTAAAGGGCGGGGGCGGGTGCGGGGTCCGGAGCGCAACTTATTTTGGTTAAATTAGATGATAGATGTTAATTATCGCCGACTATATTCCGAAACTGACGGTTTGATTAATTAGACAGATGGTGGCAATTTACTTTGTTAATTCGTTACTGGTTTTACTTTTAGACTTTAAAGTTTAATAttcaataaataacttatgCTGTGATTTTGAATGAGAAAATTAGGTTGGTGGTGTTCCTATTTACAATAGGTTTTGTGTAGTCAAGATTTAAGTTGTTCCATCTAGTGGTAATGACgttatatttatattctaaTTGTTATAACATTAAGGGGTTTTTGGGGCCTTAGTTGTGATTATGACCTCAAAGAAATTGTAGTTATTTTTTGGCGGCTTCAATTCAGAACAATGAAAGAACTGGCCAATGAtggtatttttatttatgttgattagaaatttagaaggtaatttttctttaatgagaaagaaaaattgaattgtGGTGATTATTTATACTTCTGTTGATTATGACaaacaatttaatttgattagaTGAGATGTTAAGGAAAAGGGTGGTAAGCTTTAATCTGATCTTTCTGCTAATAAATTAGCACAAGACCCACAGATCGAAATGAACCAAGAGATGATTTATGTTTGCTTTTCTTCATGTGATGCACACCTCTATGGGTTAAGATacattttatcatttttctatTGCAGCCTCTTTTTCAAGCAAGAGATGGAATTATCTCTGATTGGACTTCAGAATGCTGGAAAAACATCACTTGTGAATGTTATTGCAGTAAGTAATTGTACCTAAGGTcctaaccatatattaaatacTTATTATTGGTTATTTGCTTGCTTATATTGGCTACTGCTTATATTTTTTCTTCCTGGATGTGATTTGCAGACGGGTGGATACAGTGAAGACATGATCCCAACGGTGCGTTTTTACCTCTTATATTCAATTGTACCAGTTTTTCTGTATTGGGACCAATTTTGGTTTGTTTCTGTTACCTTGTTTTATACCATAGCTTATTTCTACAGTTCTCCTCAAAGTATACTTTCTTCTGCAGGTAGGATTCAACATGAAGAAGGTGACAAAAGGAAATGTAACAATAAAGCTTTGGGATCTTGGAGGCCAACCAAGGTTCCGTAGTATGTGGGAAAGATATTGTCGTGCAGTTTCTGCAATTGTGTATGTAACCTATACTTGCATACTTTATACGTGACAATTGCTAATATACTTTGCAGTCTTCCTTTACTGTAGCTAAAGTACCTGCAGTCTTGGTTCTGTGATGATTGTTCTTTTGTTCACAGGGAAGATTTCTTTGCTTTGCTAGGTTTCTGCTTAAAACTTTCTTGCCTGACTCTAGCTAGTTAAAGTTTCTGCATATTATATCCATATTTTGACCCTAAATATTGCCTTGTCCTAATCCACCGAACTTTCTTCTGCCCTTTCCAACCATGTATGGAATTTTGTTTCCTCAACTCCTATAACTTTAGCAAAGTGCCTGAAAATTTCGATGTCCAATGCTAAAAATGTTGGTTGAAGGTGcccttcaaaaataaataaatcaatcaatTTCTCGATTTGTTGCTCACTCTATTTTGTTTAAGACTCTCATTGCTACTAACTTCTTGTCTTGCAGTTATGTTGTGGATGCTGCTGATTACGAGAACTTGTCTGTCTCGAGAAGTGAGCTTCATGACTTGTTGAGTAAGCCTTCACTTAATGGAATCCCATTGCTGGTATTGGGTAACAAGATTGACAAACAAGGAGCTCTGTCTAAGCAGGACCTCACAGAACGAATGTAAGTTGAATCTATTAAACCTTGAgctaataataatgaattgttcTGCAATGGTGTTGCATGATCCCGACCTCAATATCAACCTTCATGCTTGCTAGCTACCAAAGTTCAAAAGTGCCATCTATTATTAACGTAGACGAATGAACACGTATAAAGTAAAATGTCTAAAATTATGTGTTTATAAGAAGTTTTGTAGGCAGTTCCTGTGATTTTTATAGATGGCTGGCTCTTCACCTTGCAGGGGACTCAAGTCTATAACTGATAGAGAAGTCTGTTGCTTTATGATTTCCTGCAAGAACTCAACCAATATCGACACGGTTATTGATTGGCTCGTAAAGCATTCAAAGTCGAAAAACTAAGCTCTTCCAACGTCTAATTGTAAGAAGGCATATTTCTACTTGGCAATATGTCAGTTGTCCATCTGAGCTTTTGCTGATATATCCAACTTCCCTGTTCCGTTCTTTGTTTATACCTTGGTGGCACATACCTTTTATGTACATTGGTTTAGATTTGTATTTGATGAGGGCTGTGATTCTCTTGTCGGGAGGAAAAAAGGGGGGGAAACAGAGATTGGTTTTGATTGTTGCTATAACTTCAATTTGACTATGTGGATTGTGATGTAAACATTTTTCCCGTTGTGTATGATTCTATCTGTTACTTGGACCATTGTGTTGAAAATCCCTCTCCCCCTCTCCATTGGCACACACAATGACGTTTTATTTGGTCGAGGATCGAACCAAATCGTCTCACTTAGCCAAGCCCTGTTTGGAATAGTTAGGATTTCAATTCAAAGGTCTCTGTTTTCCATTTTATAGTGTTTATGTTGTAGGTCAACTCGAGATTACAAGAAGATATAGGTGACTTTAATATAGATAACATCTCTATACGAGAAGCCACCACGAGATAGAAACCTTTTGGGCCAAAAAGACCATTGATGTTTTAGGGTGTATTTGAAATGTACGTTCAagtgcttaatttaaaaaataagtcatttttttaaaaaaattgagtgtttgacaatcattcaaaattgtttttgaatagtattttcaaccatttttttgtcaaaaatgtttaaatgaaaatgaactttttgaaaatcatttttttctcaagtcaattcaAATGAACCCTTAATTTGTGAAAGACATAAGAGCAAGTCTACGTCTCATATGGAAGTCCGAGTCTTAAGCCCTTCAGCTTCACTTGCTTACTCGAGATATCCAAGAACGATAGGGAATCTGCTGGATTTGATACAAAAAGGGGTAAAAGTATATTGTTTTTGATGAATTAGATCTTAAGCAACAATATTCTTTAGCTTTGTAAGGCAGGAAAGTCGTATTTGAAGACAAGTATGAAGTATTATAGTAATATCTCAGTCTGCTAAATAGAATTGGTATGTGTAGAAAATGATAGTGTAGTACATGTCAGTTGGCATAGGAAGTGCTTTGCTAGTTTCAACTTTTCAAGATGTTTGACTCATGAttttaacaataaactaggTATAGAAATGTACTTGTAGGAGAGTGGTGAATTGTAATTTCAAATGTCGAATTTTAGTCTCTtaactttcaataaatattaaatttaatctttcaaaattaatttaggaaaatttttacTGGTTGAAAAAATTGTCATAATatcaaaaataacaaaaataacaaaagagtttttgaaaaaatcaaCCACGAATAAGTAGTgggactaaatttaatatttcttaaaaatacaaagactaaaaattggacatttaaaagtatacaaatttaaaattgaacaaactttaggggtcatttgatttttaagaTATGCTGAGAATAAATGATGTCTGGGAATAAGATATCTGTGAATAGGATGTCTGGGAATAATTAtaatagattaataatttaaagaataaacagtatcaatatattaataaaaagttaattaCAAATCAAtaatcattttaattataaatatttgaaaattgagtaatttataattaaaattaaccaattaatgcatttaatgaacgacatactaattataatttaatatttaatcatttttattattaattaagttcaacattagtaattttaattttaattaaataatataagaaaatatattttaatggacaatatattatataaaaatggaagaaaatgaaataaaaatatgatatattaatcaATAATACTATAaagtattttgtaaatataatatgttgATAATGAATGgagtaataaaaattaatcataataaataattaatttcttataaATAATCAGTGATGATTATATGTTCATAATgaatgataaaattaaattaatctcaataaatgattacttgattattaaaaaaaaataaagtgataaaatattattattcaaaaaaatGAAGTTTAATACTAACTAATCCTAGTTTACTAACTAAATATATGTTAGATGCTGTTggctaataaattaataatttatttaaaaaaacaattccaTTCGTTTAATAAATcatcaattaaatattaaaataaatatttatattatttttgttaaattaatgttaattaattaattgattaactaTATTCAAAGTTGTGTGAAAtgaaaaaagaagggaaaatagAAAATCCACGAGTTTGGAAGGGAATAGAAAACTCTTATATGTGGGAAATGAGGATATCGGGGAATAGTTTATTTTTAGGCAAATAGTTGAAAACGGTGAAACAAACATGAAAACTGGATACCTATTTCTCATGCAGAAAACCTTCCAACCAAACTACCCCTAAAAGTATATGAaccaaaatgttattttaatctTAATATTGCTATTTTGGCTAGGGGTGTACATGAGTTGGGTTAAAggtattttttggaccaacccgaAAATTTGGATTGGTTTGATTGACAAccaaatgacccaaataaagttttcaacccaacctaactcaacccttaaaattcgggttgggttgtcgggttataattttttttatattatttttaatgaaaaatatgtaaatttatatacaacacatgactaataactaaaatctcatcaaattaagatgctaaataccaaatatctatgatatttattgtaaactttaaacaaagacaaatatcataacaatttaaaaaatatatattaaaaattcaaaaattaatcaatacagagaaattaaactttaaacaaagaggaatatatatatatatataattcgggttgggttgggtcaactcATGTTTTTTCAAAAGCCATcccacaacccaacccaataaaaatagaaaaattcaacccaacccaaaccaagaacaaaactaacccaacccaacccttatattttgggttgggtagtccccAGGTTGTTTGGAttgtcgggttatttgaacacccttAATTTTGGCTTTGATGTTGTTAGGGAAGGCAAAATAAGAAGCTTATAGAACCTTTTGTGTTTGATACAAAAATTTACAGTTAAATACTATTGTTTACACCATATTTAATGCATATACACACATATAGTACAACAACAATTTCAGGATAGGAGATCGAACCTTTGACTTTTAAATAAGAAAGTCATGTCATATACCGCTGAGTTAAGCACACATATATAGCCTAACGACGAAACTTAGTTTGTATAATGAACTTGATCTGTATTTATTTATGTGTAtaatattttctaatatttttatttaagtaTATACTTGACTAGAGGGTctgaatactttttttttttttagaataggtgatattattatacaacgaCAAAGGGGATCCCACAGCCCGGGATCAAGACATCAAAGAaacaaagcacaagcaaagacagggcaataaaaccaaaacaaagccaaCAGGAAAGACAGAGAAAATAACCCAAAACTCCACAAACTAAGGGCTACAGCAAAACAGAGAACAACGtgaagtttaaaaagaaaaaatattcgTACGCACAcaagataagacca comes from the Benincasa hispida cultivar B227 chromosome 5, ASM972705v1, whole genome shotgun sequence genome and includes:
- the LOC120078484 gene encoding ADP-ribosylation factor-like protein 8a encodes the protein MGLWEAFLNWLRSLFFKQEMELSLIGLQNAGKTSLVNVIATGGYSEDMIPTVGFNMKKVTKGNVTIKLWDLGGQPRFRSMWERYCRAVSAIVYVVDAADYENLSVSRSELHDLLSKPSLNGIPLLVLGNKIDKQGALSKQDLTERMGLKSITDREVCCFMISCKNSTNIDTVIDWLVKHSKSKN